A window of the Loxodonta africana isolate mLoxAfr1 chromosome 3, mLoxAfr1.hap2, whole genome shotgun sequence genome harbors these coding sequences:
- the FPGT gene encoding fucose-1-phosphate guanylyltransferase isoform X2, with the protein MAAARAPPDVALRESTQRKLRKFSELRGKPVAAGEFWDIVAITAADERQELAYKQQLSEKLKRRELPLGVQYHVFVDPVGAKIGGYSQRLPNASALGKIFTALPLGNPIYQMLELKLAMYIDFPSHMNPGILVTCADDIELYSPGESGFIRFDKPGFTALAHPSSLTVGTTHGVFVLEPFDHSERKDLEYRCCYRFLHKPSIEIMHQCDAVFRARNFSQQDFAGDNIPSLKLDTEYVYTDSLFYMDHKSAKKLLAFYEKIGTLNCEIDAYGDFLQALGPGATMEYTRNTSNVTKEESELIDMRQRIFHLLKGTSLNVVVLNNSKFYHIGTTEEYLFHLASDSSLKSELGLRFIASSIVPAIPECFGKTSCVIQSILDSRCSVAPGSVVEYSRLGPDVSVGENCIISGSYIITKAVLPAYSFVCSLSLKMNGYLKHSTMAFGVQDNLKKNVKTLSDIKLLQFFGVSLLSCLDSWNLKVTEKLFSGNMTSLSLWTARIFPVCCSLSDSVTTSLKMLNAVKNKSAFNLNSYQLLSIEEMLGYKDVEDMIAYREQIFQEISLKKKQSDLETS; encoded by the exons ATGGCAGCCGCAAGGGCCCCTCCAGACGTAGCTCTGCGAGAATCCACCCAGCGAAAGCTGCGGAAGTTTTCAGAGCTGAGAG GCAAACCTGTGGCAGCTGGAGAATTCTGGGACATTGTTGCAATAACAGCTGCTGACGAACGACAGGAACTTGCTTATAAGCAACAGCTCTCAGAAAAGCTGAAAAGAAGAGAGTTACCTCTTGGAGTTCAATATCATGTTTTTGTTGATCCTGTTGGAGCTAAAATTG GTGGCTACAGTCAGCGCCTTCCTAATGCAAGTGCTCTGGGGAAAATTTTCACGGCTTTACCTCTTGGTAACCCAATTTATCAGATGTTAGAATTAAAACTAGCCATGTACATTGATTTTCCCTCACATATGAATCCTGGGATTCTGGTTACCTGTGCAGATGATATTGAACTTTATAGTCCTGGAGAATCTGGGTTTATTAGATTTGACAAGCCTGGCTTTACTGCTTTAGCTCATCCATCTAGTTTGACTGTAGGTACCACTCATGGAGTATTTGTCTTAGAACCTTTTGATCACTCAGAACGTAAAGACCTTGAGTACAGGTGCTGCTATCGTTTCCTTCATAAGCCCAGTATAGAAATAATGCACCAATGTGATGCTGTGTTTAGAGCTAGAAATTTTTCTCAGCAGGACTTTGCTGGGGATAATATTCCTTCTCTTAAATTGGACACTGAGTATGTCTACACAGATAGCCTATTTTACATGGATCATAAATCAGCAAAAAAGTTACTTGCTTTTTATGAAAAAATAGGCACACTGAACTGTGAAATAGATGCATACGGAGATTTTCTGCAGGCTTTGGGACCTGGAGCAACCATGGAGTACACCAGAAACACATCAAATGTCACTAAGGAAGAGTCAGAGTTGATAGATATGAGGCAGAGAATATTTCATCTTCTTAAAGGAACATCActaaatgttgttgttcttaataATTCCAAGTTTTATCACATTGGAACAACTGAAGAGTATTTGTTTCATTTGGCATCAGATAGCAGTTTGAAATCAGAGCTCGGCTTACGGTTCATAGCTTCTAGCATTGTTCCAGCAATACCAGAATGCTTTGGTAaaacttcctgtgtcattcagagTATACTGGATTCAAGATGTTCTGTGGCACCTGGCTCAGTTGTGGAGTATTCCAGATTGGGGCCTGATGTTTCAGTTGGGGAAAACTGCATTATTAGTGGTTCTTATATCATAACAAAAGCTGTCCTGCCTGCATATTCTTTTGTGTGCTCTTTAAGTTTAAAGATGAATGGATACTTAAAGCATTCAACCATGGCATTTGGAGTGCAAGACAACTTAAAGAAGAATGTTAAAACATTGTCAGATATAAAGTTACTTCAGTTCTTTGGAGTATCTCTCCTGTCATGCTTAGATTCTTGGAATCTTAAAGTTACAGAGAAACTGTTCTCTGGAAACATGACAAGTTTAAGTCTGTGGACTGCTcgcattttcccagtctgttgttCTTTGAGTGATTCAGTTACAACATCCTTAAAGATGTTAAATGCTGTAAAGAACAAGTCAGCATTCAACCTGAATAGCTATCAGCTGTTGTCCATTGAAGAAA
- the FPGT gene encoding fucose-1-phosphate guanylyltransferase isoform X1 yields MAAARAPPDVALRESTQRKLRKFSELRGKPVAAGEFWDIVAITAADERQELAYKQQLSEKLKRRELPLGVQYHVFVDPVGAKIGNGGSTLCALQCLENLYGDKWNSFTILLIHSGGYSQRLPNASALGKIFTALPLGNPIYQMLELKLAMYIDFPSHMNPGILVTCADDIELYSPGESGFIRFDKPGFTALAHPSSLTVGTTHGVFVLEPFDHSERKDLEYRCCYRFLHKPSIEIMHQCDAVFRARNFSQQDFAGDNIPSLKLDTEYVYTDSLFYMDHKSAKKLLAFYEKIGTLNCEIDAYGDFLQALGPGATMEYTRNTSNVTKEESELIDMRQRIFHLLKGTSLNVVVLNNSKFYHIGTTEEYLFHLASDSSLKSELGLRFIASSIVPAIPECFGKTSCVIQSILDSRCSVAPGSVVEYSRLGPDVSVGENCIISGSYIITKAVLPAYSFVCSLSLKMNGYLKHSTMAFGVQDNLKKNVKTLSDIKLLQFFGVSLLSCLDSWNLKVTEKLFSGNMTSLSLWTARIFPVCCSLSDSVTTSLKMLNAVKNKSAFNLNSYQLLSIEEMLGYKDVEDMIAYREQIFQEISLKKKQSDLETS; encoded by the exons ATGGCAGCCGCAAGGGCCCCTCCAGACGTAGCTCTGCGAGAATCCACCCAGCGAAAGCTGCGGAAGTTTTCAGAGCTGAGAG GCAAACCTGTGGCAGCTGGAGAATTCTGGGACATTGTTGCAATAACAGCTGCTGACGAACGACAGGAACTTGCTTATAAGCAACAGCTCTCAGAAAAGCTGAAAAGAAGAGAGTTACCTCTTGGAGTTCAATATCATGTTTTTGTTGATCCTGTTGGAGCTAAAATTG gAAATGGAGGATCAACACTTTGTGCTCTTCAGTGTTTGGAAAATCTGTATGGAGATAAATGGAATTCCTTTACCATCCTATTAATTCACTCTG GTGGCTACAGTCAGCGCCTTCCTAATGCAAGTGCTCTGGGGAAAATTTTCACGGCTTTACCTCTTGGTAACCCAATTTATCAGATGTTAGAATTAAAACTAGCCATGTACATTGATTTTCCCTCACATATGAATCCTGGGATTCTGGTTACCTGTGCAGATGATATTGAACTTTATAGTCCTGGAGAATCTGGGTTTATTAGATTTGACAAGCCTGGCTTTACTGCTTTAGCTCATCCATCTAGTTTGACTGTAGGTACCACTCATGGAGTATTTGTCTTAGAACCTTTTGATCACTCAGAACGTAAAGACCTTGAGTACAGGTGCTGCTATCGTTTCCTTCATAAGCCCAGTATAGAAATAATGCACCAATGTGATGCTGTGTTTAGAGCTAGAAATTTTTCTCAGCAGGACTTTGCTGGGGATAATATTCCTTCTCTTAAATTGGACACTGAGTATGTCTACACAGATAGCCTATTTTACATGGATCATAAATCAGCAAAAAAGTTACTTGCTTTTTATGAAAAAATAGGCACACTGAACTGTGAAATAGATGCATACGGAGATTTTCTGCAGGCTTTGGGACCTGGAGCAACCATGGAGTACACCAGAAACACATCAAATGTCACTAAGGAAGAGTCAGAGTTGATAGATATGAGGCAGAGAATATTTCATCTTCTTAAAGGAACATCActaaatgttgttgttcttaataATTCCAAGTTTTATCACATTGGAACAACTGAAGAGTATTTGTTTCATTTGGCATCAGATAGCAGTTTGAAATCAGAGCTCGGCTTACGGTTCATAGCTTCTAGCATTGTTCCAGCAATACCAGAATGCTTTGGTAaaacttcctgtgtcattcagagTATACTGGATTCAAGATGTTCTGTGGCACCTGGCTCAGTTGTGGAGTATTCCAGATTGGGGCCTGATGTTTCAGTTGGGGAAAACTGCATTATTAGTGGTTCTTATATCATAACAAAAGCTGTCCTGCCTGCATATTCTTTTGTGTGCTCTTTAAGTTTAAAGATGAATGGATACTTAAAGCATTCAACCATGGCATTTGGAGTGCAAGACAACTTAAAGAAGAATGTTAAAACATTGTCAGATATAAAGTTACTTCAGTTCTTTGGAGTATCTCTCCTGTCATGCTTAGATTCTTGGAATCTTAAAGTTACAGAGAAACTGTTCTCTGGAAACATGACAAGTTTAAGTCTGTGGACTGCTcgcattttcccagtctgttgttCTTTGAGTGATTCAGTTACAACATCCTTAAAGATGTTAAATGCTGTAAAGAACAAGTCAGCATTCAACCTGAATAGCTATCAGCTGTTGTCCATTGAAGAAA
- the FPGT gene encoding fucose-1-phosphate guanylyltransferase isoform X3: MAAARAPPDVALRESTQRKLRKFSELRGKPVAAGEFWDIVAITAADERQELAYKQQLSEKLKRRELPLGVQYHVFVDPVGAKIGNGGSTLCALQCLENLYGDKWNSFTILLIHSALFQQYQNALVKLPVSFRVYWIQDVLWHLAQLWSIPDWGLMFQLGKTALLVVLIS; this comes from the exons ATGGCAGCCGCAAGGGCCCCTCCAGACGTAGCTCTGCGAGAATCCACCCAGCGAAAGCTGCGGAAGTTTTCAGAGCTGAGAG GCAAACCTGTGGCAGCTGGAGAATTCTGGGACATTGTTGCAATAACAGCTGCTGACGAACGACAGGAACTTGCTTATAAGCAACAGCTCTCAGAAAAGCTGAAAAGAAGAGAGTTACCTCTTGGAGTTCAATATCATGTTTTTGTTGATCCTGTTGGAGCTAAAATTG gAAATGGAGGATCAACACTTTGTGCTCTTCAGTGTTTGGAAAATCTGTATGGAGATAAATGGAATTCCTTTACCATCCTATTAATTCACTCTG CATTGTTCCAGCAATACCAGAATGCTTTGGTAaaacttcctgtgtcattcagagTATACTGGATTCAAGATGTTCTGTGGCACCTGGCTCAGTTGTGGAGTATTCCAGATTGGGGCCTGATGTTTCAGTTGGGGAAAACTGCATTATTAGTGGTTCTTATATCATAA